In Rhodamnia argentea isolate NSW1041297 chromosome 11, ASM2092103v1, whole genome shotgun sequence, one genomic interval encodes:
- the LOC115750519 gene encoding protein MKS1-like isoform X3: MEPSDPSGRGKLLPPPQPSPKKELQLQGPRPSPLRVAKESYAIKKPPRHPPPYAAASYAAPPAPPPVADRQQPTIIFDISPKVIHVEERNFMSIVQQLTGSSSGDLSPAARMAAIERTSPTGREKGFAAAAEMGGSSGRAGDDDLMGMLGEVELRQFQGILSPAPGALQAIPAGLFSPATDPHLLQDLSPSPSTLFTALSPSPTSSIDLFNLFSNY, from the exons GGGGAAAGCTGCTTCCGCCGCCGCAGCCGTCGCCCAAGAAGGAGCTCCAGCTCCAGGGCCCCCGGCCCTCCCCGCTCCGGGTCGCCAAAGAGTCCTACGCCATCAAGAAGCCGCCGCGCCACCCGCCGCCGTACGCCGCGGCCTCCTATGCGGCTCCCCCTGCTCCCCCGCCGGTGGCGGACCGGCAGCAGCCCACGATCATCTTCGACATCTCGCCGAAGGTCATCCACGTCGAGGAGCGGAACTTCATGTCCATCGTCCAGCAGCTCACCGGGTCCTCCTCCGGCGACCTCTCCCCGGCTGCCAGGATGGCGGCGATAGAGCGGACCAGCCCGACGGGCCGAGAAAAGGGCTTCGCCGCGGCGGCGGAGATGGGCGGGTCGTCGGGGAGGGCCGGCGACGATGACCTGATGGGTATGTTGGGAGAAGTTGAGCTGCGCCAGTTTCAGGGGATACTGTCGCCGGCGCCGGGGGCTCTCCAGGCGATACCGGCGGGGCTCTTCTCGCCGGCGACGGACCCGCACTTGTTGCAGGATTTGAGCCC ATCGCCATCGACCCTGTTCACGGCTCTCTCCCCCTCGCCGACTTCGTCGATCGATCTCTTCAACTTGTTCTCTAACTACTGA
- the LOC115750519 gene encoding protein MKS1-like isoform X2 has product MEPSDPSGRGKLLPPPQPSPKKELQLQGPRPSPLRVAKESYAIKKPPRHPPPYAAASYAAPPAPPPVADRQQPTIIFDISPKVIHVEERNFMSIVQQLTGSSSGDLSPAARMAAIERTSPTGREKGFAAAAEMGGSSGRAGDDDLMGMLGEVELRQFQGILSPAPGALQAIPAGLFSPATDPHLLQDLSPSPSTLFTALSPSPTSSIDLFNLFSNY; this is encoded by the exons GGGGAAAGCTGCTTCCGCCGCCGCAGCCGTCGCCCAAGAAGGAGCTCCAGCTCCAGGGCCCCCGGCCCTCCCCGCTCCGGGTCGCCAAAGAGTCCTACGCCATCAAGAAGCCGCCGCGCCACCCGCCGCCGTACGCCGCGGCCTCCTATGCGGCTCCCCCTGCTCCCCCGCCGGTGGCGGACCGGCAGCAGCCCACGATCATCTTCGACATCTCGCCGAAGGTCATCCACGTCGAGGAGCGGAACTTCATGTCCATCGTCCAGCAGCTCACCGGGTCCTCCTCCGGCGACCTCTCCCCGGCTGCCAGGATGGCGGCGATAGAGCGGACCAGCCCGACGGGCCGAGAAAAGGGCTTCGCCGCGGCGGCGGAGATGGGCGGGTCGTCGGGGAGGGCCGGCGACGATGACCTGATGGGTATGTTGGGAGAAGTTGAGCTGCGCCAGTTTCAGGGGATACTGTCGCCGGCGCCGGGGGCTCTCCAGGCGATACCGGCGGGGCTCTTCTCGCCGGCGACGGACCCGCACTTGTTGCAGGATTTG AGCCCATCGCCATCGACCCTGTTCACGGCTCTCTCCCCCTCGCCGACTTCGTCGATCGATCTCTTCAACTTGTTCTCTAACTACTGA
- the LOC115750519 gene encoding protein MKS1-like isoform X1 — MEPSDPSGRGKLLPPPQPSPKKELQLQGPRPSPLRVAKESYAIKKPPRHPPPYAAASYAAPPAPPPVADRQQPTIIFDISPKVIHVEERNFMSIVQQLTGSSSGDLSPAARMAAIERTSPTGREKGFAAAAEMGGSSGRAGDDDLMGMLGEVELRQFQGILSPAPGALQAIPAGLFSPATDPHLLQDLSPFWHGNYGYNSPSPSTLFTALSPSPTSSIDLFNLFSNY; from the coding sequence GGGGAAAGCTGCTTCCGCCGCCGCAGCCGTCGCCCAAGAAGGAGCTCCAGCTCCAGGGCCCCCGGCCCTCCCCGCTCCGGGTCGCCAAAGAGTCCTACGCCATCAAGAAGCCGCCGCGCCACCCGCCGCCGTACGCCGCGGCCTCCTATGCGGCTCCCCCTGCTCCCCCGCCGGTGGCGGACCGGCAGCAGCCCACGATCATCTTCGACATCTCGCCGAAGGTCATCCACGTCGAGGAGCGGAACTTCATGTCCATCGTCCAGCAGCTCACCGGGTCCTCCTCCGGCGACCTCTCCCCGGCTGCCAGGATGGCGGCGATAGAGCGGACCAGCCCGACGGGCCGAGAAAAGGGCTTCGCCGCGGCGGCGGAGATGGGCGGGTCGTCGGGGAGGGCCGGCGACGATGACCTGATGGGTATGTTGGGAGAAGTTGAGCTGCGCCAGTTTCAGGGGATACTGTCGCCGGCGCCGGGGGCTCTCCAGGCGATACCGGCGGGGCTCTTCTCGCCGGCGACGGACCCGCACTTGTTGCAGGATTTGAGCCCGTTTTGGCACGGGAACTACGGCTACAACAGCCCATCGCCATCGACCCTGTTCACGGCTCTCTCCCCCTCGCCGACTTCGTCGATCGATCTCTTCAACTTGTTCTCTAACTACTGA